One window from the genome of Salvia miltiorrhiza cultivar Shanhuang (shh) chromosome 7, IMPLAD_Smil_shh, whole genome shotgun sequence encodes:
- the LOC130993046 gene encoding uncharacterized protein LOC130993046 produces MENPLLLGDTIERIQSFLNGKEAARTTILSKSWYSAWSTRPNLDFDQRHFRFRSADQFLEFPKTALQRYEDLNLKIHSFRLLMVESHRDASLAKELVAKAVKLGAVDLDFTSWNPSFVLPEELLRSEALAALSLAGTFEIDLALLNCSKLKSLTLSVTAKCDLVRDLIWRFPSLERLKFDGHYSLCDAEGRRSHPFFDDRLNRLEIQLEFGFRSLRLEFDKLDYEFQKLEYMYLGHLLVDGNLFSHASVFSKFPSLKELVIWDCYGFKDIRICSKSVERISIGLVEERSSYVTELDVPNMRKLEFEGLGWSRLALKKARSEWESDIRLTCIEASSRWFGWLDGFLESLRGSKISLCVKVKCDCRSYAKFEGLSRGVLVENLRVEGGGVYIAGVVHMLFRICRPKVMIREYISASDPVYEFLLEMVCKRVIGQVNVETCFDDGRQFIRFQLIWVPI; encoded by the coding sequence ATGGAGAATCCACTTCTTCTTGGAGACACCATTGAGCGCATCCAATCTTTTCTAAATGGAAAAGAAGCTGCTCGAACCACCATCCTCTCCAAGTCGTGGTACAGCGCGTGGTCCACGCGCCCCAACCTCGATTTCGATCAACGCCACTTTCGATTTCGGAGTGCAGATCAGTTTCTGGAATTCCCGAAGACAGCTCTGCAGAGATACGAAGATCTCAACCTAAAGATCCACAGTTTCAGGCTGCTGATGGTGGAGAGCCACCGCGACGCGTCTCTCGCTAAGGAATTGGTGGCGAAAGCCGTGAAATTGGGGGCTGTCGATCTCGATTTCACTTCATGGAATCCCTCCTTCGTTCTGCCGGAGGAGCTGCTCCGATCCGAAGCCCTAGCCGCGTTGTCCCTCGCCGGCACCTTCGAAATCGACCTCGCTCTTCTCAACTGCTCCAAACTCAAATCCCTCACTTTATCAGTGACTGCCAAGTGCGATTTAGTTAGGGATTTGATCTGGAGATTCCCCTCACTCGAGAGGCTCAAATTTGACGGACACTACAGCTTGTGCGACGCCGAGGGAAGAAGATCGCATCCTTTCTTCGACGATCGGCTGAATCGCCTCGAAATCCAGCTCGAGTTTGGGTTTCGCTCGCTCAGACTCGAGTTCGATAAGCTCGATTACGAGTTTCAGAAGCTCGAGTATATGTATTTAGGGCACTTGCTAGTCGACGGCAACCTCTTTTCCCATGCCTCCGTCTTCTCCAAATTCCCCTCTTTGAAAGAATTGGTGATCTGGGATTGCTACGGCTTCAAAGACATACGAATCTGCAGCAAATCGGTGGAGCGCATCAGCATAGGGTTGGTGGAGGAGAGGAGCAGCTACGTCACGGAGCTTGACGTTCCAAATATGCGAAAACTCGAGTTTGAGGGGCTCGGGTGGTCTCGTCTCGCCTTGAAAAAAGCTCGTTCCGAATGGGAGTCTGACATACGACTTACCTGCATTGAGGCGAGTTCTCGATGGTTCGGTTGGTTGGATGGGTTTTTGGAAAGTTTGAGGGGCTCCAAGATTTCTCTGTGTGTAAAGGTTAAGTGTGATTGCAGATCATATGCTAAATTTGAAGGTTTAAGTAGAGGTGTTTTAGTGGAGAATTTGAGAGTGGAGGGTGGTGGAGTATACATTGCTGGAGTTGTGCATATGTTGTTTCGGATTTGTCGGCCTAAGGTGATGATTCGAGAATATATTTCAGCGAGTGATCCGGTTTATGAATTCTTGCTGGAGATGGTTTGCAAGAGAGTGATAGGGCAAGTGAATGTGGAGACATGTTTTGATGATGGACGCCAATTTATTCGATTCCAACTTATATGGGTGCCAATTtaa